In Hyla sarda isolate aHylSar1 chromosome 12, aHylSar1.hap1, whole genome shotgun sequence, a genomic segment contains:
- the LOC130296809 gene encoding gastrin/cholecystokinin-like peptide, giving the protein MGGDIIALNKREPVEARDISGTTSRLRDKITTEMDRKVCVTVLLAILATAALCKPLTELQSAQYGLQKKSAFPSEVSRRDLLASLSHEQRQLMMSQLLPQLLAEISNAEGHLHPMHDRDYAGWMDFGRRSSEDQVPDS; this is encoded by the exons ATGGGAGGAGACATCATTGCCCTCAATAAAAGGGAACCTGTAGAAGCCAGAGACATCTCCGGCACAACATCCAGGCTCAGAGACAAGATCACCACAG AGATGGACAGAAAAGTTTGTGTTACTGTTCTGTTAGCCATATTGGCCACTGCTGCCCTCTGTAAGCCATTGACAGAACTGCAATCAGCACAGTATGGACTACAGAAGAAGAGCGCTTTTCCCTCTGAAGTCAGCCGGCGGGACCTCCTGGCGTCCTTGTCCCATGAACAGAGgcaactgatgatgtcacagcttCTCCCTCAGCTTCTTGCAG AAATCTCAAACGCTGAAGGCCACCTTCACCCCATGCACGACCGGGACTATGCTGGCTGGATGGACTTTGGCCGCAGAAGTTCAGAAGATCAGGTCCCAGATTCTTAA